In the genome of Chryseobacterium arthrosphaerae, one region contains:
- a CDS encoding aspartyl protease family protein: protein MDFLYLFLTTFIMIFIPAQNKPAVIPFSLENNSVYIHCKVNNSDQLKFLFDTGADGSVINTGSKKDINLKIDGTSANKGSNGINTVEYSSHNTIQFGDIRKDDVLLTLIPYETTNFDGVFGADMMQGKVIEIDYHKKEIRFYDENDRSIDLSGYEKMKLHLVDNYPAVESSITVNGKEYSGLFGLDTGADDALTIAAPYATNNAFARVMKTIGKARAQGSDGSVYEMPVVNCPSITFAGKYLYNVPVTLSGSTEGIDATEKMAGFFGNKFLKRFNAVIDFKNQTIYFKLNQNLYSGFD, encoded by the coding sequence ATGGACTTCCTGTATCTTTTTCTGACGACATTCATCATGATTTTTATACCCGCACAAAACAAACCGGCAGTTATACCTTTTTCTCTGGAAAATAATTCGGTATACATTCACTGTAAGGTCAATAATTCAGATCAACTGAAATTTTTATTTGATACCGGCGCAGACGGCTCAGTTATTAATACGGGTTCAAAGAAAGATATCAACCTGAAAATTGACGGTACGTCTGCCAATAAAGGGTCAAACGGGATAAATACGGTTGAATACAGCAGCCATAATACAATACAGTTCGGTGATATCCGTAAAGATGATGTCCTGCTGACTCTGATCCCTTATGAAACAACTAATTTTGACGGTGTTTTCGGAGCTGATATGATGCAGGGAAAAGTAATTGAGATTGATTATCACAAAAAAGAAATCCGGTTCTATGATGAAAACGACAGATCAATCGATCTTTCCGGTTATGAAAAAATGAAGCTGCATCTGGTTGATAATTATCCGGCTGTAGAAAGTTCCATCACAGTAAACGGCAAAGAATATTCCGGGTTATTCGGTCTTGATACTGGTGCTGATGACGCTCTTACCATTGCGGCTCCATATGCCACAAATAACGCATTTGCCCGTGTCATGAAAACAATAGGGAAAGCCAGGGCCCAGGGTTCGGATGGTTCTGTGTATGAAATGCCGGTAGTCAATTGTCCGTCCATTACTTTTGCCGGGAAATATCTTTATAATGTGCCTGTTACCCTTTCCGGTTCTACGGAAGGCATTGACGCTACAGAGAAAATGGCAGGATTTTTCGGGAATAAATTTTTAAAAAGGTTTAATGCTGTTATTGATTTTAAGAACCAAACGATTTATTTTAAGCTGAATCAAAACCTGTACTCGGGATTTGATTAA
- a CDS encoding KTSC domain-containing protein — translation MKKIGEHRTLLGVDKNVTLKELKTIYRNAMKDTHPDKFINDEAGKLEAEEKSKSVIEAYHFLVSINPETQEKYKEEYTETITKSNIQDFYLEKSILTVQHLNGMMYEYIGVPKNTYIKMINADSPSRFARRHIYGNFVYRKSGEAMAD, via the coding sequence ATGAAAAAAATTGGTGAGCACAGAACGCTTCTTGGGGTAGACAAAAATGTTACTTTAAAAGAATTGAAAACAATTTACAGAAATGCGATGAAAGACACGCATCCTGATAAATTCATCAATGATGAAGCCGGAAAACTGGAAGCGGAAGAAAAAAGTAAATCTGTGATTGAAGCCTATCATTTTCTGGTAAGCATTAATCCTGAAACACAGGAAAAATACAAAGAAGAATATACGGAAACCATCACAAAGTCTAATATTCAGGATTTTTATCTTGAAAAATCAATTTTGACCGTTCAGCATTTGAATGGAATGATGTATGAATACATCGGTGTTCCCAAAAACACCTATATCAAAATGATCAATGCTGATTCCCCAAGCCGTTTTGCAAGAAGGCATATCTATGGAAACTTTGTCTATAGAAAGTCTGGGGAAGCGATGGCAGATTAA